caggtctcacatttagatctttaatccattttattttttgtgtatggtgtaagaaagtggtccattttcatatttttgcatgtagctgtctacttttccccaacaccattcatcaaaaaaaaaaaaaaaacccatcttttCCCCAtagtatattcttgcctcctgtGTTGTAGAtcattaattggccatataaacatgggtttacttctgggctctctattctgttccattgatctatgtgtctgtttttgtgccagtactgtattGTCAGCTTTgtatacctccagctttgttcttctttctcaagattgctttgcctatttggggtcttttttgtggttccataaaaaagttttaggattgtgtgttctagttctgtgaaaaacgctattcgcatttttaaaaaaaagattttatttatttattagagagagagtgtgagagcatgagaggggagaaggtcagagggagaagcagactccccatggagctgggagcccagtgcaggactcaatcccaggactctgggatcatgacctgagctgaaggcagttgcttaaccaattgagccacctaggcacccatgctattggtattttgataggagttACGTTGAATCTATATATTGCTTTTGGTAGTacggacattttagcaatattcttccagttcatgagtgtagtgtatctttccatttgtgtcgtCTTCAGTTTTTTTTGCATCAGTGTGTTCTACAGTTCTCAGAGCACAGGTCTTCCACCTCCTTGGTTAGATGTATTTCTAGGTACCTTATTCTTTTTGGTAAAGTTGCAGAtcggactgttttcttaatttctcttctgctttgttattagtgtgtagaaatgcaacagatttctatatattcGTGTACTGCAGTTTTActtaatccatttattttatagttttttttgatggagtctttagtgttttctatgtGTAGTGTCATGTCCTCTGCAgatagagacagttttacttcctccttacGATTTTGGATGACCTGTATTTCTTGTGTAACTGCTGtgactagaacttccagtactctgttgagtaacagtggtgagagtggacatccttgtcttgttcctaaccttagagggaaagctctgggtttttcatgGCCATTGGCTTCTTTGTTTCAGGTTACACTCCTGGCACACCTTACAAAGTGTCCTGTTCCCCCACCAGTGGGGCAGTGCCACCatactcctcctcccccaacccttaCCAGACTGCTGTGTACCCTGTGCGAAGTGCCTACCCCCAGCAGAGCCCCTACGCACAGGTAGGCCTGGGGTGTGCTTTGGGTCTGTTAACGGTGCTGCTCATGGGCACTGTACATATGGGAAGGGTTGGTTCTCTCTGGGCTCTGATTCATGGGGTGTGCAGCCTTATGGCAGTTGACTCTCCTCTCCTCCACAGCAAGGCACGTACTACACACAGCCCCTGTATGCAGCACCCCCTCACGTCATCCACCACACCACAGTGGTGCAGCCCAATGGCATGCCAGCGACGGTGTACCCTGCTCCCATTCCTCCACCTAGAGGCAACGGCGTCACCATGGGCATGGTGGCTGGGACCACTATGGCCATGTCGGCAGGTGAGTCCATGACCCTGGGTTGCCTGTTTTATGGCATGAgagctggggaaagggagagCTCACTAATTCTTTGAACTTTGGTTTGATTTTTCATGCTTCGAGTTGTATGGAAGGACATTTTCTTAGGAAAGgaactttttctttcccttcccttcatttcctcctcctctttcactTGAGAGAAGTCTGGGTTTGGGGTTTTAGAGTAATAAGCCAAGAACTAAGTACCTTCCCTGTGGGCATGACTGGGTAGTGATCTCTGTATTTGACAGGTGAGGTGAGCTCTTGGCATTAGGGCCAGGGAGTGGCCAGTCCTCCTGAGGAGCATACCAAGCTTGAGCAGAAGGGCGTTACTTTGTGTCTAGGTGGTCTGGCCCTGCTGATACCTCCCTTTAGTCTGTGAATGTTGGTGTTTGCATAAATCTAAGAAAACTAGCTTTGTGTTAACAGATAGAACAGCTACTTGTAGAAATCCTTTGGCATTGGTCAGCTTTATTTCCCAAGGCTTCCcttgatcagaaaaataaatcacagagataTGAGACTCCTGGGTAGGATGTGCCCATCATCTTGGACTCTGGAGCCCCAGGGACTTGATATAATGTCTAGGGTTTAGGTTACCTCCAGTGGGCATATGAGTTACGTGTGGCAGGCTGGCCAGGTACACAGGATGCATTTGATTGCCctggctgtttttttgtttttgtttttggggtttgttttttttttttttcagtgttccttctctctctctctctctcttaaacttCAACATAGGGAGATTGTGCCAGAGAGAAAGGTGTATGTTTTCTGCCCAGAATCTCCATTGTATATGGGTTATCTGTGAAGAGACAGAAACTGCATGTTTGAGGCATGTGGAAGGAGGGATGAAAGGCTGTGGGCTGGTTGTGGGCAGGGAGATGAGAAGTGAAGAGAAGCAAGGTAAGGCTTTTAGGTTTGAGGTTCTGCTTATCAACAAATGGGCTCAGAGAGTTTTCTCTAGTTATAAGGGAAATACAATTATATTCATGTATTCAGAAATTCATGTGGTTTAGTATCTTCCCTCTTTTCAATTTattaccatcttaatcatttttaactgTATATAGTATAGTCACGTTtttgtaaaacaattttttcacCTTGCAAAACTGAAGGTCTGCTCATTAAATAACAACTTCCCTTATCccctgtgtcccccaccccagccgaGCCTCTGGCCACCACCATTTGCTTTGTCATTTGACTACTCAAGATACCTCATTAAGTGTAGTCCTTTTGGATgtatctttttgtgactggcttattttacgtaacataatgtccttaaggttcatccatgttgtaacatgtaacaaatttccttcctttttaaggcagaataataatttttttttaatattttatttgacagagagagagatcacaagtaggcagagaggcaggcagagagagggggggaagcaggcttcttgctgagcagagagcccgatgtggggctcgatcccaggaccctgagatcataaccctggccgaaggcagaggcttaacccactgagccacccaggtgccccaataatttttttatttcgtCAGTTATCATCTGATTTCCAAAAATCGTTGAGTATGCTCGTGTGAAGGGGAAACACAAAACCTTCTATAGATATTATCACATGAGCTTGCTGTGTTCGTATAACTTTGAGTTGTGTATGATCAGAGTTCTGACAGCACTCTAGGTTAAGACTACCCCTCTTCCTGTGTACCTCCTTCCTTTCCAAGCAGGCCAGGTCTCAGAGCTCTCTTGTCAGGCAGCATGGAGCTGTGTGGTGACACAGGCTAGCCATGTGTGTGTCTGGTGCTGCCTGCCACTGAGACAGCTGCTCTTTCTTCCAGGTACCCTGCTGACCGCTCACTCTCCAACTCCTGTTGCCCCCCACCCAGTCACTGTGCCCACGTATCGGGCCCCAGGAACACCCACCTACAGCTACGTGCCCCCTCAGTGGTGATCACCCTGCAAATGTAAGTGACTGGTGAAACCTGTGTCAGTTCTTAACTAAGTGCATATTTTTTGGTACAGAATGACAATCTAACATATTTTAAACACTAATGAGAAAAATGCTACCTGTTAATCCAAGAGCAGTGtggtatttaaatttttgttcttacTGGGACTCTATAAAGTAGAAGGAAGGGAATCATTGAGTTTTTACTTGCTGTTTACACTATAGACTTTGTTCCTTTCCTGTTCCATGCTGTAATCT
Above is a genomic segment from Lutra lutra chromosome 3, mLutLut1.2, whole genome shotgun sequence containing:
- the FAM168B gene encoding myelin-associated neurite-outgrowth inhibitor gives rise to the protein MNPVYSPGSSGVPYANAKGIGYPAGFPMGYAAAAPAYSPNMYPGANPTFQTGYTPGTPYKVSCSPTSGAVPPYSSSPNPYQTAVYPVRSAYPQQSPYAQQGTYYTQPLYAAPPHVIHHTTVVQPNGMPATVYPAPIPPPRGNGVTMGMVAGTTMAMSAGTLLTAHSPTPVAPHPVTVPTYRAPGTPTYSYVPPQW